In Brassica napus cultivar Da-Ae chromosome C2, Da-Ae, whole genome shotgun sequence, the sequence CACAAAACTTACACTTTTTGAGAAAAGATCTTTAGATTCCAAACTCGAACATCTGAATACTATCTCTGTTGTAATCTTAGAAGCAAGGCACTCCTCAGCATGAACGATGAGCTTTCCATGGTGAGGCTGAGACTGTGCAGCAAAGCCTTCTTTACGCTTTAGCTCCAATGTAATCGTCCTAGTTGATTTTGTGACTATCTGCGTGGTCAAAGAGTAAGTATAAGCTAAATCTCCTCTCTCTTAAAGGCAAACAAAGTCCTCATATATTGCATTCAAGCAGTTGATGATACCTCAGACAATGCACATGTTGCCTCACCGAGAAACTGCTGATCATCAAGCTTAAGCATctgaaaaaaagtaaaagctTCAGTAGTAAGCACACATGCTTTAATGAAAGTAAGGTTGAGACAAGCATGTGGGTGCTTGTGCCCCACACTTTTAAAgcgacaacaaaaaaaaaaaacacccacACACATGCTATATAACATTTGATAAGAAAAGAGTACTTTGGATCAAAATGAAGATAAGAGGGATAAGAGTAGCAGGTTACCTCCTCTCTTGAGTTTTGATACTGAGTGTCAACATCATACAGACGAAACCTGAGtaatacaacaaccaacaaGAACAAGTCATATACTTTCAGTTAAAGGGAGATGATGTGTGCCAAGTTCATATATGTAGTGTGTGTATAACTTACAACAATGTCTGCACAGTCTCGAAATGGTAAGCGAGTGTAAACTTCTTAATCCATTTAGGAGCTAAAGAGTTCAAAACAACTTCAGAGCGAAACACTTCGGAGAGTGTCTCATCTTTTTCCTTCTTATAGACAACCACCATAGGATCACTCTGCGATTAAAAAGGTCACAACTTTCAGAAGAATGTAGGCAATTTAAACCTCAAGTTTAAACAAAAGATCCAAACAAACCTTGGAGAGCACGTCACGGTCTCGCAAATTAGTAGCAGAAAAAGATAACTgccagaaaaagacaaaaaaaaaacattatcaaacaaaaacataaaccctcagataccaaaaaaaaaaaggagataaaGTGATGAATAAGGGAACCTCGATCTGAGAGAAGAGACCGTTGTAACCACGAGACTTGAGATAGTAATCAACGGCGTCGTTTGTAGTGGCGAgagcggaggaggaggaagcagcTCCACTAACGCTGGCTGTAGCACCAGGTCCCGAGGAGACATCTTCGGAGAAGCAGTTACCCATTTAGAGAGATAAAGTCTAATTATTACCGGAGAAAGAAACGGCTGTGTTGATTGATGATCCAGAACTTAACCTGATTCGAACAAAAagagaagatttttttttaggaCAAAGGAAGAagtagaaggagaagaagattcaGAGGGGGTGGTAATAAATGGGACCCACTTGTCCAGCTAGACTTTTCTATTGGATTGACTGGTGGCTCTGTACCCCTTTTTATAGgcgttttgaaaaaaataaaaattaaaccgagttttttttatttaattttattttgactttATTCACGAAATATCCAAGAAACTTTCATCGGTTTTCTTAGAAAATTCTTTGCTAAGAAAATCTTTTATTACGCGTCGTAGTCAATTTATATTGATGGAAAATACTACTTTTAGCCAGTAAATTAAAATACTTTCTCCGTTTcgaaaaatctatattttagaagaaaaaaaattgtttcaacaaaacttttttttaaatattttaatgcattatttaatagtaaatgGCGAACTTCGAAAAACATAattatcttattaaaattttattgattaaatAATGTGTGAAATAGTTAGTTAAAATgcattaataattaaaatttcataggTGTGAAAGTTATAGAACATACATTTTTTGAGAGAGCATATAGTTATTAACTTATTAGTGTTtacaacattaattaaaacgtaaaatttttgttttaaaatggaTTAGTTTAGAAGCTTCCAATGCCATGGCCCATGTTATTAGGTTTTGATAGCTAAGATCTGAtttccataatatgatagttaAATAGTTGATATAACGATGCTTCTTTAGTCACCCGTTGGCAATACAATATTGTTTCAAAcattcgtttaaaaaaaaacatattgttGTCTTTTCCAATCGAATCAATTGTTAATTATGACTTGTGagtacttttttctttttggtaaaagaCTTTTGAGTACTTATCATAGGCTGGTCAATAAACATATTAAGCAGAACTGCAGAACTGATTtccatctaaaatatatataataatagaaatTGTTGTTAATATTTGGgtcaataattttatacataaaaactttttatagtttttctctttttttttactaactGGATATAGCGATTACAATATCACAGAAATATTAGAGAAATTTTCAGACTACAGTAAAGATGCTCCTTTGGAGAAATATTCAGACCACAAGCTGTTACTAGTGGCgtgtaaatatttagaaaaatacgACAAACTGCCATTAAGGTGAAGGTATGAGGAAATAGTTGATGGACTTTCACGTGAGAATATTTAACACATTTTCATTATTATCTTGGAGAGACCATCATAATTTAGTATGATTTTACCGGTCGTAAAGTATACTCAATACGGAAATTTTGAAGAAACAATTCCATgagaatatatatgtttatatatatttaaaaaaaaaattatcacgtTATTTCGAGACAATTTAAAGAGGCGGATATGAATTTGCCCATTTTGCCATTTTAAACTTAAACACCccattcttacaattataacTTAGAGTTGTCCATTTTACtaaatttcagtttttatttaatttctaatATTGTTTGTCAAAATTTAACATTATGATCCGTGACACAACCACCACCATACAAAGCTGCTGTAAACTGACAGGACCATTgccacacacaaaaaaaaagtaagaaaggCAGGACCAGAACCTAAGTGAgtacaaaagacgaagaaagagAGCTcgaatgaatttttttaattttaattggaGAAATAAGACGAAAGGAAAAAGcttcttaaaaaatttatttttaaaaaaaagaggagaagaCAAACAGATAAAACCCAAAGAAAATGTGAATTGCAATGCAAATGCTCAATCACATACATAGTGGGAGACTTGTGACCCCCGAGAGAAAGCTTAAAACCAAAGTAAAGTCTTTTGTCTACCAATATGGCTTATGCCAGTTCATCTTTTAGAGTTAATAATCATTCTTAATATTGTGTTTAGAGTTTGACCACTGTAGGCTATATACTTAATAGCAGATCCCAAGTATTAAACACAAACATACTAGAATATAAATGTTTTAGGACAGCTTGTAATAAAAAGAGTTCTAATATGGTTTATTCGTTTCATATCCCCATCGTAATTGCATTTCAAATTGCACTTCTGAATAGGGATTTGAATAAGTTTTGATgatttagagaaaataaaaaccTTAATCTGTTATAgccttttttttaacataagaGGAAACGAGCTGGAGACTCTACCTTTTATGTCTTTGTTCCATTCTTTCCAGTGAGTGCACTAGATCACATCCATGCTTCTCCACCACGCTCACAAGTTTTCCAGATCCTGCAAAGCTAACGCAAAGAGGTTTTCAGCATCATCATCCACATCAAATTGTTTTTCACCTGAATCGAAACCATGTTTTAGTACGTACACGAGAGAGCTAACAGAGTCCTCTCTGTCAAGACAGTTTTTAAGATGTTTGATTATAGGTTGTGGTTGTATCCGCTGTGTGATGGTAGTAAGACTGATTCACCGCATTCCAGTCTCCTGTTGCAGCATATGCCTGGCTTGCAGCATTCCAATCAGTTGTCCTGGGAGCCCCTGGCACAGAACCTTGCGCCACAGCTTGTTGACTGTATGCACCAGCATGAGCACTGTATTGAGGCGTGTATCCAACAGCCTGGGCACCATATTGCGTTGTGTATCCAACAGCTTGACCATACGGTTGTTGAGCGTACCCAGCTGCTGCATCTTGGGGTTGCTGAGCGTATCCAGTTGTTGCAGCATAGGGTTGCTGAGCGTATCCAGTTGCTGCAGCATGGGGTTGCTGACCGTATCCAGTTGCTACATCTTGGAGTTGTTGAGCGTATCCAGTTGCTGCATCATAGGATTGCTGAGCGTATCCAGTTGTTGCAGCATGGGGTTGTTGAGCGTATCCAGCAGCTGCATCTTGGGGTTGCTGAGCATACCCAGTTGTTGCAGCATGGGGTTGCTGAGCGTACCCAGTTGAAGCAGCATGGTTTTGCTGAGCGTACGCAGTTGCTGCAGAATAGGGTTGATGAGCGTACGCAGTTTCATGGGGTTGTTGAGTATATCCAGGTCCACCAGTATAGAGTTGACTATGTTGCTGTGGTGGATAACTAACTGCTCCAGCATATGATTCTGTACTTTCTCCCACACTCCCAGGCTGTGAATGAGTGGTGGTGTAATTACCCGTTACGGTCTGAGGTTTGTATGCGTAATCAGTTGCTACTTGTGGGACTTCACCATGTGCCGGTGTAGGATAGCCAGCTGTTGCAGCATTAACTGCCTGCATGGACGCTGTGGTATTCGGAGCTGTAGATGCTTCTGGGTGATAATAAGTCCCAGCAAGGGTCTCATGCTGCTGACTAGCTTCCCTTTCGTTTTGTGATGCTGAAGCATAGAGCTCGCTTCTATAAACACTCCCGTTAGCTGCAGACGCAGACAAGTGCTCATTCCCAGGTAATGTCGAAAGGTAATACTTCTTATCATAATAAGGTGCAGCAAATTGATCCTTCTCCGATGGTGCTTCCGGATGATATTCATTTTCCGAGGACAAGGGCTCTGGTGCACTTCCATATCTGtcacagcaaaaaaaaagcACTAATAATTACACATTCACTTATAGGTACTGCAAAACCATAAAACAGAAACAAGATAAAGGAGTCTAATAAGACTAGTAGAGTTGTATCgtttgtaatatttctcataatttgtaATAGCATTAAAAATGAGTCTAGTATAGTTCTCAGTTTGATCTACGCTGGTAAACCTCTGATGACTACAAATATCAGGTCCAAATTAGCAGACTAACCATCAAGTTATGGACTAAAAACCAATACAACCATAGTTACCTCCGGATATTAGATAAAATGGTAAGGTATTTGAGCTGAGGGTCTTGTATAGATGAGCGTGAAGGGTCTCCTATCAACCGTTGCTGCTGACTTTCTGCAGGAGAATAAGGCTGATCCAAGTTTGAGAGATATCCTCTTTCTCTCACTGGGGTTGTGTAGCCGCCATCTTGTCTGGAGTAACTATGATTAAACAGATGTGAGCGAGCAGACAAAGGATCTAAAACTGACGAAGCTTTCTTAAGTTGTGTAGCAGCAATGAACCGTTCCTCGAAAGATAGCTCCCTGGATGATGCTGAGGCTCCAGAAGCGAATCTATGAGGTAATGCATCGAGTTGTGGAGCAGCAAATGAACGAAACAATGATAACAAAGACATCACCTACAAATCcatgattattttaaattcagCAACATTGTaatcacaattcacaatacgAAAGTCTAGCACAatagtgttctaaaaatcggttccACCTACTCCGAAAATCAGACCTAAACAAAACAATTCTTTCAGAACGATTCTTCAAAAAACCAGTcttaacacacaaaaaaatcggtctaggctcCCGCGCTAATCAATAATCTCATACAAAGCGCCTAACCAACGCCtagcgatttcttgaacattggtaAATAACAAGGAAGAATGTAACAATTCTTTCAGAACGATTCTTCAAAAAAATCAGTCTAACACACTAAAAAATCAGTCTAATCAATAATCTCATATAAAGCGCCTAACCAGCACCTAGCGATTTCTCGAACATCGGTAAATAACAAGGAAGAATGTAACAATTTTTTCAGaacgattaaaaaaaaaatcggtctagacgcccgcctaatcaataatctcatacaactatttcttgaacattggtaAAATAACAAGGAAGAGTAGTGTATTAACTTGGTGAGGAGCAAGCTCTTGATTAAACTTTCCCCCTTTGTAATTCTCATAGATAGCAGACTTAAAAGTACTCTCCGGCAAAGGATAACAATTCTCAACAATCCTAAACCCAAcctgccaagattaagattaaaaaaagattaatctaaaaaaaaaaacacaaaacaaaacctTTTGTATTCAAATCCTCACCTGAGCAGGATACATCTTATCAAAAGCATCAGGCTCAATATCCATCTTCCCACCAACACTAGCCTCATACACACCATAGAGAAGCCTCTTCTCAAAGTCGTAAAGAAACAGCTTCATCCCCGGTTTGATCCGCTCGACAACTCCTTTCCCACCTCTCGGGATCCCGAAGACTCGGTAACGGAAGCAATCCGGTTTGGTTCTTCCGTTACACATGAAGATGTAGCCAGGGAGGTGCTGTTCAACAACGGACGAGTTGCCGTAGAGAGCCACGAGAGAAGCTCTGTTGGTTTGCTCACCGTCTGAGAAGTCCATCTCCGCCTCCATAGTCTCTGCCATTGTTTGTGTGTAACTTTAGGGATTTGAGAGATTGATGTGGGATCGAATCTTGATAATTGACGTACCGGAGGAAGAGGGATGAGGGATTTGGGAAGCCCTAGGGAGGAGAAATTGAATTGGGATCAGGATGCTCGAGGATCTGATAAGTGCGAATCTGTAGAAGGTTTGTTCATGAAAGATGATGACTTTCGTTCAATAACTGAAAGAAAGGAAGCTCGCGTGGGTGATTATGGAAGATGAGTGGGCCGAGACCTAATGGGCCTTTATAGATTAATATAGGCCTCCTATTTAACTAACGGATCCATCAGATTGCTCGAAATTTGACCAGGGTAGAAAAACAGGAACCgaggaaccgaaccgaaataccgGAAACCGGAACTAGACTGAAACCTTCAAATATCCGAACGATTCTTagatttttatattcaaaataaccgaaccgagaacTGAACGGATAAccgaataaataaaaatattaattatatatacatataacataactatatatataatttaaaaatctgttaaaactatccaaaaatagttGAAGAtatctaaattattataaagtatctgaACTACCCAAAAATATCTGAAACTATCCAGATAGttttatctgaaatatccaaagtaatctgaaatatccaaatatccaaaataatcgAAATATCCAGATATCCAAACTTCTTATTTTAATCAtccttaattatttgatattttaccttaaataaccgatattttatctGAATTACCAAAActatccgaatccgaaccggaaccaaataaactgattttttccggatattttccggttcctagTTTTACTATCCAAACTGAACCGAACTCAAaaaaactatccgaaccgaactgaACTGAACTGAAAGTAGATTAAACCTTATATCCTAACTATCCGAAATTCGTTATACCCGAACCAAGCCATATGTGAAATGCCCAGGCGTACTCCAAATCATACAGAGATTTGAGATTTGTAAAGTTAAAAGACACGTGTTATATCTCCTGCTACTTGACACTTGTCTAATCATCATGTTCATACCCAGCATGAAGACGATTTTACGTAAAAGTCTTGTGCGTCGTCTCTTTCAAGACCAAAGATACTTCTCTACGATGAAGACGATTCTGCATCTAACTCAAACCCGAAGATGCACTCGTATTTTGGTTTATTCAGAGAATCGAAGCGGGGTTGTGTGTACAAATCTCAAACGGGGGAAAAAATGCACACAAGATGTTCGACACAATTCCTCAATGGGTCAACATTGGGTCTGCgttgtttattttttctcatcACGTGATAAAAGCCAGCATCTTGAGTCCGTTGCTGTTATATTCTGTTATCTTCCCGCTTCTTCTCTCAAGACGAAAACAAAAAAGACTCTTGAGAGCACCCCCCAAGAAAGCTGCAAGAACCTTTGAGAATCGTCTTCCATGGAGTACACTTCCGCGGAAGGTGAAAAGGCCAAGAAACGCTACGACAACGCTATAGCTCTCGTAGCTAGTGGAGATTACATCAAAGCCTTTGAGATATTTGACGATGTCATCTCAGTGTTCCCGGAAGAGCACAGGAACTCATTCCATATTCGTGTACAACAAGCTAACATATTCTTGCTTCTAGTGGACAAAGCCCTGAGCAAGGACGTGGAGATCACCTACTTCTTGGGTGCTATAGGGTGCGTTTCGGAAGACGTGAGGGTCACGCTACTTCGCACACGTCTACTCAGAACATTGGGTATGGCTCTTGACTCGGTGTTCTATTTCAAGAAATGCATCCGCAGTGGTAAACAGGGTTTAGCTGCTGCTGAAGCCAAAAATAAGACAGAGATTGAGCGTTTGATCAAAGAGGCTGAGTTGATGATCGATGAGTCCAAGACTAGTCCGACTATAGCACACTACTGGCCGAAGTTTTCTGATTCAAAGGATAGTCAAGAACCGCGGTGTGAGGATAGAGTTGGTGATGAGTTGAGATCGTATTGGATGGGTTTAGATGTTAAGATCAAGAGAGATTTTATGAAAGTGAGCGTTGAGAAGCTTAGGAGTTTTGTCAAAGGAGTACATACAAAAGTGGGAGTAGATGTTCTGAAAAACGTTCTCGATGTTGCCAGGGAACACAAAAAATGGAGAGTCTGGGTGTGCCGGACTAAATGTGATAAGGTGTGCTCTAGTGCTGAAGAATGCAGGACTCATCTTGAACAGAAACATGCTGCGGTTTTTAAGCCTTCTTCGGAAGAGGATGTGGTCATGAGGATAGGGGTAAACTGGGCTAAAAAGATACAGGGTGGGACTTGGGAACCTGTGCGTACAGTAGCTGCGGTTGAAATGATCAAAGCTGAGCTCGAATACGTGAAAGATTTTACGTCTACATCTAGGAAGAAGGGATGGTCCAATGAATGGCCTGTTGCTGCGGATGAAGAGCGGAGTGGTTTACTCAAGGAAATCAAGTTACTCCTTGTGTCGCTCTGTAACCATCAAATTCTTTCATGTAGTATTCGAGACTGGGTGATGAGTTTTCCGGTTAAGCATCTTAGGAAACTTGGTGTTTCAGAAGAGAGTATTATCGATTGTCGCCTAGTGGAATCACCACAGAGCATCTGTTTTCTGGGACGTGATGAGCTCAAACAAATCCGAGGCTTTCTACAGAAGATCAAGTGTGAAAGGCATGATGGTACAGATCATGTTGGCAGAGCAGTGGACAGTCTGTTGGATCGCATTCGTATTAAAGAAAACATTGACATCGACGTCGACGCTCAGTTTTCATTGCTGCTTCTGGATAAAAGACTGTTGAAAAGAAATAATGATCCATTTGATGATGATAGGGAAATCAAATTCATTGATAAACCCGATAGTCACTACGATGAGGCACAGGTTAAGGGAGATGATATCATATCCTGGTTAGGTGAAAGCTCTTCAGTAGATAAGAGCTTTCCTGGACCTATCAGGAAACACAATCTTGTAATATGGGTGGCTGTTCTGAGAGCACTTCAGTTCACATGTAGAACACTGGGAACCAAATATGCAAAGAAAAAGCAGGTCTTAGATTACGAACAAGCTCTTACTGTCGTGGAGAACTTGTGTATGAGTGAGGATGAAAGGAACAGCTATGCATCTCTTCTCTGCGATAGATTTGAAGAGAGAGTCCCTGAAAATTCCCACACTGCAAAACTATTCTTGTGTGCAGTACGAGATGTTTTAGAGGGAGGATTGCATCTGACATTTGATATTCCCGACTTAGAAGATTGCCTGAATCTTATACGCGAGCGTAGTAAAAGTCTCAGCAATGATACAGTGTTGAAGTCCATAAAACTTCAGAAATCGGCGGTCACCGAAAAGGTTCATTCATGATTTGTTCATCTAAAATAACACAAAGTTGTCCATCTAAAATGATGTATATGACTTGCAGGTTCTGCTAATCGATGCAAGGATACTACTGATTGATAACTCAAGGATTAGATTGCTAAACAACCTCACAAGCCTCTCTGCTTTTGACAACCGCTCTTATATGCTTTATTTTCTGAAACCTTTCTTGCTGGtaagtttgaaactttatttatatatttgaattgcCATCTGAACTGGTATTTGAattgtttcttatatttttcatgTCTTTTCTCGTGTAGAGTGACATTGGATGCAAACTAAAAGCAGATCTTTTACTCAAAGAGGAGACGAAGTCACAGACAAAAAATAAGACGAAAACTAAAAGCACTAAGGtcctttgaaattttaaattctctATTTGCTTCTCTAACTTTTTCTGCAAATCGGTTGTAAGAATGAATGGTCTTCATGGCGTAACAGATGCCAAAGCCAGATGCAGCAGAAGCAGATCATTTATTCAAAGAAGATAATAAGTCACatggaaaaaagaagaaaacttcAACGAGCATGTCCACTCCCGTTGATAAGCTTGAACAGTAAGTACCTATTTGCGTGTTTGATGAATAGTTTAGTTACCAGATATTCCGATATTCTTGTAACAGATTAGTTACCAATATCCAAGGGAATATATATCCCGATATTTCTGTAATAGTTTTGTTATTTAAGGAGAAATGCGTTTACTTACATGGTACCTCAAAAGTCCTTTTTGCGTATTTAATGaatagttttagggttttactcTGAGCAAAACGTTTTCTTACATGTCCAGCAAACCTTCTGTCGACCTTGAACCGGGAGGCACATCTCAATCACCAAAAACGATGGAACCAGAAGATACTCTTACAACTGAAAAGGGTCCATTGGAGATTTCATCCACCAATGACATTCAAGAGGAAGCTACTAAAGTCGACCGTGATGGTAAAAAGAGCTTCTCAATTGGCGATTAGTTTgaactgtttttttgttttaagattcatccttattattaatatta encodes:
- the LOC106382757 gene encoding uncharacterized protein LOC106382757, which gives rise to MAETMEAEMDFSDGEQTNRASLVALYGNSSVVEQHLPGYIFMCNGRTKPDCFRYRVFGIPRGGKGVVERIKPGMKLFLYDFEKRLLYGVYEASVGGKMDIEPDAFDKMYPAQVGFRIVENCYPLPESTFKSAIYENYKGGKFNQELAPHQVMSLLSLFRSFAAPQLDALPHRFASGASASSRELSFEERFIAATQLKKASSVLDPLSARSHLFNHSYSRQDGGYTTPVRERGYLSNLDQPYSPAESQQQRLIGDPSRSSIQDPQLKYLTILSNIRRYGSAPEPLSSENEYHPEAPSEKDQFAAPYYDKKYYLSTLPGNEHLSASAANGSVYRSELYASASQNEREASQQHETLAGTYYHPEASTAPNTTASMQAVNAATAGYPTPAHGEVPQVATDYAYKPQTVTGNYTTTHSQPGSVGESTESYAGAVSYPPQQHSQLYTGGPGYTQQPHETAYAHQPYSAATAYAQQNHAASTGYAQQPHAATTGYAQQPQDAAAGYAQQPHAATTGYAQQSYDAATGYAQQLQDVATGYGQQPHAAATGYAQQPYAATTGYAQQPQDAAAGYAQQPYGQAVGYTTQYGAQAVGYTPQYSAHAGAYSQQAVAQGSVPGAPRTTDWNAASQAYAATGDWNAVNQSYYHHTADTTTTYNQTSYFAGSGKLVSVVEKHGCDLVHSLERMEQRHKRMGNCFSEDVSSGPGATASVSGAASSSSALATTNDAVDYYLKSRGYNGLFSQIELSFSATNLRDRDVLSKSDPMVVVYKKEKDETLSEVFRSEVVLNSLAPKWIKKFTLAYHFETVQTLLFRLYDVDTQYQNSREEMLKLDDQQFLGEATCALSEIVTKSTRTITLELKRKEGFAAQSQPHHGKLIVHAEECLASKITTEIVFRCSSLESKDLFSKSDPFLVVSKIVEHGTPIPVSKTEVMKNNLNPIWKPLFLSVQQVGSKDSPLIIECSDFNSNGKHSLIGKVQKSLADLEKLHLAGQGINLSLPTGAGQNKVLKSQLFVEKFTETVQHTFLEYLASGFELSFMVAIDFTASNGNPRLPDSLHYVDPSGHLNAYQRAIVELGEVLQFYDSDKRFPAWGFGARPIDGPVSHCFNLNGSSSYCEVDGIQGILTSYTSALFNVSLAGPTLFGPVINSAAMTASQSLAQGSRRYYVLLIITDGVITDLQETKDALVSASDLPLSILIVGVGGADFKEMEILDADRGDRLESSTGRLASRDIVQFVALRDVQHGEISVVQALLAELPSQFLTYMRIRNMKPGPP
- the LOC106431699 gene encoding uncharacterized protein LOC106431699, which produces MEYTSAEGEKAKKRYDNAIALVASGDYIKAFEIFDDVISVFPEEHRNSFHIRVQQANIFLLLVDKALSKDVEITYFLGAIGCVSEDVRVTLLRTRLLRTLGMALDSVFYFKKCIRSGKQGLAAAEAKNKTEIERLIKEAELMIDESKTSPTIAHYWPKFSDSKDSQEPRCEDRVGDELRSYWMGLDVKIKRDFMKVSVEKLRSFVKGVHTKVGVDVLKNVLDVAREHKKWRVWVCRTKCDKVCSSAEECRTHLEQKHAAVFKPSSEEDVVMRIGVNWAKKIQGGTWEPVRTVAAVEMIKAELEYVKDFTSTSRKKGWSNEWPVAADEERSGLLKEIKLLLVSLCNHQILSCSIRDWVMSFPVKHLRKLGVSEESIIDCRLVESPQSICFLGRDELKQIRGFLQKIKCERHDGTDHVGRAVDSLLDRIRIKENIDIDVDAQFSLLLLDKRLLKRNNDPFDDDREIKFIDKPDSHYDEAQVKGDDIISWLGESSSVDKSFPGPIRKHNLVIWVAVLRALQFTCRTLGTKYAKKKQVLDYEQALTVVENLCMSEDERNSYASLLCDRFEERVPENSHTAKLFLCAVRDVLEGGLHLTFDIPDLEDCLNLIRERSKSLSNDTVLKSIKLQKSAVTEKVLLIDARILLIDNSRIRLLNNLTSLSAFDNRSYMLYFLKPFLLSDIGCKLKADLLLKEETKSQTKNKTKTKSTKMPKPDAAEADHLFKEDNKSHGKKKKTSTSMSTPVDKLEHKPSVDLEPGGTSQSPKTMEPEDTLTTEKGPLEISSTNDIQEEATKVDRDDMQNMPGEDSVSGNLESALGGAATRYNSALDMTLKALMNINVLKEDLKRNKQPFHGNLEEEQVLPALQSLFTAVVSEEIKTEGVYCLILRDLLVSLEQVNSMSSSAAEVLVTILESWHCWKNSERESLVDRLFTLEENERMSCRKCRRMPNYPEQCYYGIVMASDSIRDFKRAFRKMKFVDVLKVLRMEYKMLCDIKSGGCGTTNFVHHVISRCPPIFIIVLEWEKNETEKEISETTKALEWEIDISRLYEGLEPNTNYRLVSMVGYGEEEREHICMAYEKNRWVNLRRESLAGEVVGNSWKNVVRFCGERKVQPVILFYEAV